The Thermoanaerobaculia bacterium region CCTTGTACGCCCGGATCAGATCGTGTTCCTTCTTCGACGAGGTCAGGATCACGACGGGAGTCTCTCGCGTCCGATCGTCTCGCCTCAAACGGACGAGGAGATCGAGGCCATTCATTTTCGGAAGGTCCAGGGCGAGCAGCACGAGCGACGACTCC contains the following coding sequences:
- a CDS encoding response regulator, which gives rise to ESSLVLLALDLPKMNGLDLLVRLRRDDRTRETPVVILTSSKKEHDLIRAYKAGANDFIRKPLTVEKLRETLRKLRLPPLANDRPSRGDRRA